In Quercus lobata isolate SW786 chromosome 12, ValleyOak3.0 Primary Assembly, whole genome shotgun sequence, a genomic segment contains:
- the LOC115972587 gene encoding uncharacterized protein LOC115972587, whose protein sequence is MEVREFIRKEVEDWEDEVVGRARFKAFSGQRSDWEPTYRFWNHLLLSIARHFHLLIISPSQVKNNWFNRNGLTPLCLDQVLLEMYNEGEIVRCSDLMDPRSGRMSLLLRKFSNLMLRPTPSLQTLLQDRLILTPLLKDKAVEVVNFLSESHWTSSCIVTMKKFHDICGGPEEASAVLSHLSETGKARYLSIHKKDFVEGVKVSLSSAPVSNISSLDCDVLHLVWTTERLQQQLDVIDRRCEMSRKTALAFLHSGNKKVALRHARELKLANESREKCASFLNRVEEVLSIIANAESTKKVSEAIQIGAKAMKENKISVEEVEFCLQELEESIEAQKQVDKALESTPSYTDVEDEDIEEEFKKLELEVGSGNLQVPISQTGVDSTLGEVEALESPESLSDALSNLKLSDNSTRESASKSPMLAMRQNKLKNLVLEAT, encoded by the exons atggaagTGAGGGAATTCATAAGAAAGGAAGTGGAGGATTGGGAAGATGAAGTTGTGGGTCGGGCCCGGTTCAAGGCCTTTAGCGGTCAAAGATCCGATTGGGAACCCACTTACCGTTTCTGGAACCACCTCCTTCTCTCCATCGCTCGCCATTTCCACCTTCTCATCATTTCACCTTCACAG gtgaAGAACAATTGGTTCAATCGCAATGGATTGACCCCTTTGTGCTTGGACCAGGTTTTG TTAGAAATGTACAATGAAGGTGAAATTGTACGATGTAGTGATCTTATGGACCCAAGGAGTGGCCGAATGTCACTTCTCTTGAGAAAATTTAGCAACTTGATGCTTAGGCCAACACCTTCTTTACAAACACTATTACAAGATCGCCTCATACTCACCCCTCTGCTCAAG gATAAAGCTGTGGaagttgtgaattttttatctGAAAGTCACTGGACTAGTTCGTGTATTGTCACGATGAAGAAGTTCCATGACATTTGTGGAGGACCGGAAGAAGCTTCTGCGGTCTTGAGTCATCTGTCAGAAACTGGGAAAGCACGGTACCTCTCGATACATAAGAAGGATTTTGTTGAG GGCGTAAAAGTTTCTCTGTCATCAGCACCAGTTTCTAATATCTCAAGTTTAGATTGTGATGTTCTGCATTTAGTTTGGACAACAGAAAGGCTTCAGCAACAGCTTGATGTGATTGACCGCCGTTGTGAAAT GTCAAGAAAAACAGCATTAGCTTTTTTGCATTCTGGGAACAAGAAAGTGGCACTTCGGCATGCTAGGGAGTTAAAACTAGCCAATGAGAGCAGAGAAAAGTGTGCATCTTTTTTGAACAGAGTGGAGGAAGTCCTTAGCATTATTGCAAATGCTGAATCCACAAAAAAG GTCTCAGAAGCCATCCAGATTGGAGCCAAAGCAATGAAGGAAAATAAGATCAGTGTGGAGGAAGTTGAATTCTGTTTACAAGAGCTTGAGGAGAGCATTGAAGCACAAAAGCAAGTTGATAAAGCTCTag AGTCAACTCCCTCATACACTGATGTTGAGGATGAAGATATTGAAGAAGAATTCAAGAAATTGGAGTTGGAAGTTGGAAGTGGAAACCTTCAAGTTCCAATCTCCCAAACGGGTGTTGATAGTACATTGGGAGAAGTAGAGGCATTAGAGTCTCCTGAATCTTTGAGTGATGCTTTGTCAAATCTCAAGCTTTCAGATAATTCAACCAGGGAATCAGCAAGTAAGAGTCCTATGTTAGCAATGAGAcagaacaaattaaaaaatcttgTGCTTGAAGCTACTTAG